Proteins encoded together in one Thalassotalea crassostreae window:
- the norR gene encoding nitric oxide reductase transcriptional regulator NorR, with translation MNEITSNALLQLAIDLTNSLSSDDRFDRLLDTVRKTINCDAVALLSFHKDMLKPLAQQGLSKDTLGRRFIINEHPRFEVLCQSKEPVRFSADSKLPDPYDGLLSDREGDLPVHACMGFPLYFNDKLLGLLTIDSLIPHVFDDIPTRTLEVITSIAATTLNTALMLEQLESKARHNQSIVNELTQEALKRDGGEIIGQSNSMVKLQNELKIVAPSDFNILIYGETGVGKELVARTLHQYSNRSNEPLVYVNCAALPENLIESELFGHVKGAFTGADKNRAGKFLIANGGTLFLDEIGELPLAAQSKILRAIQENEIQPVGQDQVESVDVRIFAATNRNLKLEVEQGRFRADLYHRLSVYPVTVEPLRARDGDIELLSGYFIENNRRKLGIAQLKLAATAANYLTEYQWPGNVRELEHVISRAALKASARQRDKDIVNIEIQDCGVLDNEQVTNSATISVTGENESVTTEALTGSEQTLVSLRGATEDFQRQLITKVLKQEDGNWAAAARKLSTDRANLNRIAKRLNIQIIKLVR, from the coding sequence CGCTTTGATCGCTTACTCGATACGGTAAGAAAAACGATTAATTGTGATGCAGTTGCCCTTTTATCCTTTCATAAGGACATGCTTAAACCGCTCGCTCAACAAGGATTAAGTAAAGACACATTAGGTAGACGCTTTATTATTAATGAACACCCGCGTTTTGAAGTGCTGTGTCAGTCTAAAGAACCTGTCAGATTCTCTGCCGATAGTAAATTACCCGATCCATACGATGGTCTACTTTCCGATCGTGAAGGTGACTTGCCCGTACACGCTTGTATGGGATTTCCACTATATTTTAATGACAAGCTTTTAGGACTGCTCACTATCGACAGTTTGATACCTCATGTCTTTGACGATATTCCAACAAGAACTTTGGAAGTGATTACATCCATCGCGGCCACAACATTAAACACCGCTTTAATGCTTGAGCAACTTGAAAGTAAGGCTAGGCATAATCAAAGCATCGTTAATGAACTTACCCAAGAAGCATTGAAGCGTGATGGTGGTGAAATCATCGGTCAAAGCAACAGTATGGTCAAACTGCAAAATGAATTAAAAATCGTTGCGCCATCAGATTTCAATATTTTAATTTACGGTGAAACCGGTGTTGGTAAAGAGCTTGTTGCCCGTACCTTACACCAATATTCAAACCGCTCTAATGAGCCTTTGGTGTATGTGAACTGTGCTGCGTTACCAGAAAACTTGATTGAAAGTGAATTATTTGGTCACGTCAAAGGTGCGTTTACTGGAGCTGACAAAAACCGTGCCGGTAAATTTTTAATTGCCAATGGCGGTACTTTATTTTTAGATGAAATTGGTGAACTTCCTTTAGCCGCGCAAAGTAAAATATTGCGAGCGATTCAAGAAAATGAAATTCAGCCTGTTGGTCAAGATCAAGTTGAAAGTGTTGATGTGAGGATCTTTGCAGCGACCAACAGAAATTTAAAGTTAGAAGTAGAGCAAGGACGTTTTCGTGCTGACTTATACCATCGCTTAAGTGTATATCCAGTTACCGTTGAACCTTTGCGCGCCAGAGATGGCGATATTGAGTTATTGAGCGGTTATTTTATTGAAAACAATCGACGAAAACTTGGCATAGCGCAATTGAAACTAGCAGCCACTGCTGCAAACTATCTAACCGAGTATCAGTGGCCAGGTAATGTTCGAGAGCTAGAACACGTAATAAGTAGAGCGGCATTAAAAGCTAGTGCCAGACAACGTGACAAAGACATAGTAAATATAGAAATTCAAGATTGTGGGGTTCTTGATAACGAGCAAGTAACTAATTCAGCAACTATATCAGTAACCGGCGAAAACGAAAGCGTTACCACAGAAGCACTAACGGGATCAGAGCAAACACTAGTTAGTCTTCGCGGCGCTACAGAAGACTTTCAACGTCAATTGATAACTAAGGTATTAAAGCAGGAAGATGGAAATTGGGCGGCAGCAGCTCGAAAATTATCTACCGATAGAGCAAATTTAAATAGAATAGCGAAACGCTTAAACATACAAATAATTAAGCTAGTTCGTTAG
- the gshA gene encoding glutamate--cysteine ligase, translating into MAFSILELSETFKQQHLSTLKGIRRGIERETLRIKDNGRLSTQPHNKELGSALTHEYITTDYSESLLEFITPATISIDQSLSQLKDVQKFALDRINGDNYWPMSMPCVVSDQDEVQLAQYGSSNIGKMKTVYRQGLKNRYGSLMQIIAGIHFNFSFPAEFFQALKEVSGSDKSLQHFTSEKYFSLIRNYKRLSWLIPYLYGSSPALCPTFLQGQKHNLPFKKAPTGCLYLEHATSLRMSDLGYTNSEQSSLNICYNSVESYVEAVQEAITLPSAEFARIGVKVDGEYQQLNSNILQIENELYSPIRPKRVAKSGQKPSEALSEGGVEYIEVRAMDVNPFVSTGISKQQMLFLDILLTYCALEQSPEFTKEEHSECNDNTNKVILEGRKPGLELHQKGAAITLRQLGNDIFDKFTHVAELLDLANDSNEYSQALSIERAKINDVTLTPSARILDELLVGKKGIVTWALEYAKQFNEELDAHQYQEFDEQQLVLMATESLEKQKVIEQGDALSFDQFLENYFAK; encoded by the coding sequence GCTCGGCTCAGCGTTAACGCACGAATATATTACAACTGACTATTCGGAGTCGCTTCTTGAGTTCATTACGCCAGCAACAATTTCAATTGACCAATCGTTATCGCAACTAAAGGATGTGCAGAAGTTTGCTTTAGATAGAATTAATGGTGATAATTATTGGCCAATGAGTATGCCATGTGTGGTTAGCGACCAAGACGAGGTTCAGTTAGCACAATATGGCAGCTCAAACATTGGTAAGATGAAAACTGTTTATCGCCAAGGATTGAAGAATCGTTACGGCAGCTTGATGCAAATAATCGCAGGTATTCATTTTAATTTTTCTTTTCCGGCTGAATTTTTTCAAGCATTAAAGGAAGTCTCAGGTAGTGATAAATCCCTACAACACTTCACCTCTGAAAAATATTTTTCGTTGATCCGTAATTACAAGCGACTTTCTTGGTTAATTCCTTATTTATATGGCAGTTCGCCAGCCTTGTGTCCGACATTTTTACAGGGCCAAAAACACAATTTACCGTTTAAGAAAGCACCGACAGGCTGCTTATACTTAGAGCATGCAACATCACTGCGAATGAGCGATCTTGGTTATACCAACTCAGAACAATCAAGTCTTAATATTTGTTACAACAGTGTTGAAAGTTATGTTGAAGCAGTGCAAGAAGCGATCACACTTCCTTCTGCTGAGTTTGCTCGTATCGGTGTTAAAGTTGATGGTGAATACCAACAACTTAACAGCAATATTTTACAAATCGAAAATGAATTATATTCACCTATTAGACCTAAACGAGTGGCAAAATCTGGTCAAAAACCATCTGAAGCGCTAAGTGAAGGTGGCGTAGAGTATATTGAAGTTCGAGCGATGGACGTTAACCCGTTTGTCAGTACAGGTATTAGCAAACAGCAAATGCTGTTTTTAGATATTTTATTAACTTATTGTGCGTTAGAACAAAGCCCGGAATTCACTAAAGAAGAGCACTCAGAATGTAATGACAATACCAATAAAGTTATTCTAGAAGGACGAAAGCCTGGTTTAGAGCTGCACCAGAAAGGTGCTGCAATAACGCTTCGACAGTTAGGTAATGATATCTTTGACAAATTTACTCACGTTGCTGAATTACTCGATTTAGCAAACGATAGTAATGAATACAGCCAAGCGTTAAGCATAGAGAGAGCAAAAATTAATGACGTTACCTTAACGCCGTCTGCTCGTATTCTAGATGAATTACTTGTAGGAAAAAAGGGAATTGTCACCTGGGCATTAGAGTATGCTAAGCAATTTAATGAAGAGTTAGACGCTCATCAGTATCAGGAATTTGATGAACAACAGCTGGTATTGATGGCCACCGAATCTTTAGAAAAACAAAAAGTGATTGAGCAAGGAGATGCTTTGTCGTTTGATCAATTCCTTGAAAATTATTTTGCAAAATAA